The sequence below is a genomic window from Bradyrhizobium septentrionale.
GCTTCGGCCGGCTGCTTGCGGGCGAACTGCGCCTGCGCCTTGGCCAGCGCGTAGGCGGGATCGTCGCCCTGTGGCAAGCCCAAGACATGGTCGTAGTGGCTCTCGGCCTCCTCGAAGCGCCCGACATTCTGACACTCGGCGGCAAGCGCCTCGCGGTTGGCGATGGTATCGGATGTCGCGAGCCGGTCCGACAGTTCGCGATAGCGCTTCTCCGGATCGAGCCGGTTGGCGACACGCTTGCGCGCCTGCGCGGCGCCCGGTCCGCCCCACCATTCCGGGATCAACTCGACGACGATATAGGCGAGCGCGCCGATCAGCGGCACCATCAGGATGATGAAGGCCCAGGGCTGCAGGCGCCCGGTGCGCGCGGCGTGATAGATCAGCGAGATGTCGAGCAGCAATATGACCAATGCAACAGGCATTGCGGATCCCCGCGAACCGGACAGTTCATCCAAAACGCCTCCGTCCTAACGTGCCCTTCACGCTGCGACAATCCTCGGTTGTTGCGCCGGCCGCCTTAGCGTGAAGAGATCGTGAAGCGGAAGCCCTTGACGGAACCGGGCAGGTTCATGGCACAGCGGCGCGAAGCCGCTATTTCTTGTCGTCCGCCAGCAGCGTGCGGTATTTCGCGACGTCGCGGGTCACGAGTTGCTGCAGCACCTCGGGCGCGAGCTCGTTGGCGTCGGGCGCAACCGTCGACAAATCGACGAACCGCTTCTTCACCGCCTCGCTCGCGACCGCGGTGCGCGCGGCGGCGTTCAATTTGGCGATGATCTCTGGCGGGGTCCCCTTCGGTGCGAACAGGCCGTTCCAGCCCTGCGCCTCGAACTCGGGCAGACCGGCCTCGGTCGAGGTCGGCAGCTCCGGCAGCGAGGTGAGCCGCATCGTCGAGCCGACCACGACCGCTTTCACGAGCTTGTCGTCGATCGCCTGCGACACCGAGGCCGCGGCATCGCAGACGCCGTCGATCTGGCCGCCGATCGCATCCGTCAGCGCCGGCGCCGCGCCGCGATAGCCGACCAGCTGCACGTCGACGCCGGCGGCATGCACGAAGCTCTTGCAGATCAGATAATTCGAGGAGCCGACGCCGGCATGGCCGAGATTGATCTTGCCCGGATTCTTCCTGGCGTAGTCGATGAATTCCTTGAGGTCCTTGGCCGGAAAATCCTTGCGCAGCGCGACGATGCCGAAAGTCTTGGCGACCACCGCGATCGGCGCGAAGGAGTCGGGCGTGAACGGCAGCTTTGGATAGATCGTGTAGGTCGCAGCGTTGGTGCCGGCATTGCCGATCGCGATGGTGTAGCCGTCCGGCTCGGCGCGCGCCGCGCGGGTCAGCGCGGTCGAACCGCCGGCGCCGCCGACATTCTCGATGATGATGGTCTGGCCGAGCGCTGCGCCCATCTGGTCGGCCACCGCGCGGGCGATCACATCTGAGGTGCCGCCTGCCGCGAACGGCACGATCATCGTGATCGGGCGTTTTGGGAAGTCCTGGGCGTGTGCCGCCGTCGCAAGCAACAGCGCGGCGGCCGCCGCGAACCACCGTCCGAGCATATTATTTTGACGCGTTTTCTTCACGCGAACCGGCCCCCACTTCGCTCGAAAACGCTATGACTATCACGCCGCCTTTTCGAACTGCTGGACCAGGCCCGCGAACAGGCCGCGGCCGTCGGTGCAGCCCATGATCTCTTCGACGTGGTTCTCCGGATGCGGCATCATGCCGAGCACGTTGCCGCGCTCGTTGACGATGCCCGCGATCGAATGCGCGGCGCCGTTGAAGTTCGAGGCCTCGTCGACCACGCCATCGGCAGAGCAGTAGCGGTAGAGCACCCGCCCGTCGCCTTCGAGCCGCTTCAACGTCTCCTCGTCGGCCTCGTAATTGCCCTCGCCATGCGCCACCGGCACTCGGATCACCTGGCCGGCATTGTAGCCGCGGGTGAACGGCGTGTCGGAGCGTTCGACCTTCATGTGTACGTCGCGGCAGACGAATTTCAGCCCGGCATTGCGCATCAGCACGCCCGGCAGCAGCCCGGACTCGCAGAGGATCTGAAAGCCGTTGCAGACGCCGAGCACGAGCCCGCCCTTGGCAGCGAAGTCGCGCACCGCGTCCATCACGGGCGCGCGCGCCGCGATCGCGCCGCAGCGCAGATAGTCGCCATAGGAGAAGCCGCCGGGCACCACCACGAGGTCGGTGCCTTTGGGCAGCGCGGTCTCGGCATGCCAGACCATCGCGGTCTCATTGCCGGAGGCGAGCTTCAGCGCGCGCGCCATGTCGCGCTCGCGGTTGATGCCA
It includes:
- a CDS encoding tripartite tricarboxylate transporter substrate-binding protein, producing MLGRWFAAAAALLLATAAHAQDFPKRPITMIVPFAAGGTSDVIARAVADQMGAALGQTIIIENVGGAGGSTALTRAARAEPDGYTIAIGNAGTNAATYTIYPKLPFTPDSFAPIAVVAKTFGIVALRKDFPAKDLKEFIDYARKNPGKINLGHAGVGSSNYLICKSFVHAAGVDVQLVGYRGAAPALTDAIGGQIDGVCDAAASVSQAIDDKLVKAVVVGSTMRLTSLPELPTSTEAGLPEFEAQGWNGLFAPKGTPPEIIAKLNAAARTAVASEAVKKRFVDLSTVAPDANELAPEVLQQLVTRDVAKYRTLLADDKK
- a CDS encoding tetratricopeptide repeat protein — its product is MPVALVILLLDISLIYHAARTGRLQPWAFIILMVPLIGALAYIVVELIPEWWGGPGAAQARKRVANRLDPEKRYRELSDRLATSDTIANREALAAECQNVGRFEEAESHYDHVLGLPQGDDPAYALAKAQAQFARKQPAEALATLDALRERWPDFESAEGHLLYARSLAEIGRLDEALEEYQAVTQYFPGAEARVRYGPAAAAGRPHRRGAHGVQRAPDPDAARAEISARRAGRVALDRREAAVCMSGPRPFVSIAGPDKIIAAVRRGHQALAGVT
- the purQ gene encoding phosphoribosylformylglycinamidine synthase subunit PurQ, whose translation is MKSAVLVFPGINRERDMARALKLASGNETAMVWHAETALPKGTDLVVVPGGFSYGDYLRCGAIAARAPVMDAVRDFAAKGGLVLGVCNGFQILCESGLLPGVLMRNAGLKFVCRDVHMKVERSDTPFTRGYNAGQVIRVPVAHGEGNYEADEETLKRLEGDGRVLYRYCSADGVVDEASNFNGAAHSIAGIVNERGNVLGMMPHPENHVEEIMGCTDGRGLFAGLVQQFEKAA